In the genome of Cyanobacteriota bacterium, one region contains:
- a CDS encoding acyl-CoA thioesterase: MPKLTLELPIYTYDIDFAGHVSNIAYIRWMEIGRLHLLETIGLPVHELAHRGFTPVLSHTAITYTMPLFLGDTVHLDLWLSELKRASAEIQFRFYNSQHDLVASGQQGGLFVSLEDQKPHRLSLEERARFEPYVILDENDS; encoded by the coding sequence ATGCCAAAACTTACCCTGGAATTACCTATCTACACCTACGATATTGACTTTGCTGGTCACGTTAGTAATATTGCCTATATTCGCTGGATGGAAATTGGTCGCCTCCACTTGCTAGAAACTATTGGCCTACCCGTCCATGAGCTTGCCCATCGAGGCTTTACTCCTGTTCTTAGCCATACAGCAATCACCTACACTATGCCCCTATTTCTGGGTGACACTGTTCACCTAGACCTGTGGTTATCTGAACTAAAGCGAGCATCTGCTGAGATACAGTTCCGGTTTTATAACAGCCAGCACGACTTAGTAGCCTCTGGACAGCAGGGGGGACTGTTTGTGAGCTTAGAAGACCAAAAGCCACATCGCCTCAGCCTGGAGGAGCGGGCAAGGTTTGAACCATACGTGATTTTGGATGAAAACGATAGTTAA
- a CDS encoding nucleoside hydrolase, whose translation MPYEHLIIDCDPGVDDAIALLLALASPELVIRGITTVAGNVPLVSILRNTRQICELAARPDVPVYAGCPRPMLRRLATAESVHGTSGLGGAMLPAPTMPIQPHHAVDFLTETLSQTDQPLTLATLAPLTNMAVALIKTPAIAPQIQRIVMMGGSLTVGNITPSAEFNIYVDPHAAHVVLTSGIPITLIGLHVTHQVLTTPDRLQRLRHLGTPVAQAAADMLAEYGTQEAAQRGWSGPPLHDPCVIAYLLQPGLFSSQPAEVQVEINSELTLGRTVIDFQSRQPNAEVVTSVDAEGFYDLLIDRLARY comes from the coding sequence ATGCCCTATGAGCACCTAATTATTGATTGTGACCCTGGCGTGGATGATGCTATCGCCCTGTTGCTAGCCTTAGCCTCTCCAGAGCTAGTGATTCGTGGCATTACAACGGTGGCAGGTAATGTCCCTTTGGTTAGCATTCTGCGCAACACCCGCCAGATTTGTGAATTGGCGGCACGACCTGATGTACCCGTCTATGCAGGCTGTCCTCGTCCGATGCTACGTCGCCTTGCCACGGCTGAATCAGTCCATGGGACATCAGGACTGGGGGGAGCTATGTTGCCAGCACCGACTATGCCCATTCAGCCCCACCATGCTGTGGATTTTCTCACTGAGACCCTATCCCAAACTGACCAACCCCTGACGTTGGCAACGCTAGCGCCGCTGACCAATATGGCTGTAGCGCTGATCAAAACCCCTGCGATCGCCCCTCAGATTCAACGCATCGTCATGATGGGTGGCTCCTTGACTGTCGGCAACATCACCCCTTCCGCTGAGTTCAACATCTACGTGGATCCCCATGCTGCCCATGTGGTGTTGACCAGTGGCATTCCCATCACCCTAATTGGCTTGCATGTCACCCATCAGGTATTAACTACACCCGATCGCCTCCAACGCCTCCGTCACCTAGGCACTCCTGTCGCCCAAGCTGCTGCTGACATGTTGGCAGAGTATGGCACCCAAGAAGCTGCTCAGCGTGGATGGTCAGGGCCACCCCTCCATGACCCCTGTGTGATTGCCTACCTATTGCAACCTGGACTGTTTTCCAGTCAGCCTGCTGAAGTACAGGTGGAAATTAACAGCGAGTTAACTCTCGGTCGGACAGTGATTGACTTCCAGAGTCGCCAGCCCAACGCTGAGGTCGTGACCAGTGTAGATGCTGAGGGCTTCTATGACCTGCTGATCGATCGCTTAGCCCGCTACTAG
- the rbsK gene encoding ribokinase, translated as MTILVFGSLNMDLVVQVPRFLVAGETLTGNGFNQVPGGKGANQAVAAARLGMATEIVGRVGADAFGSELLAGLQADGVEVSGVWVDDATHTGVALITVNSQGENTIVVIPGANGQVESTDVDRLHARLPHAQILMLQLEVPLESVISAASAARQAGVMVVLDPAPAQTLPPDLYGLVDVITPNQVEATHLTGLPVVDVASAVQAGQQLRQWGVGTAIVKLGAQGAVCVSATTTLMIPALPVTAVDTVAAGDAFNGGLATALAQGQSLPEALQQATLVAGFSVTRAGAQPSLPTQEQLRAFAVTMKPTMHWL; from the coding sequence ATGACGATTCTTGTGTTTGGCAGCTTAAATATGGATCTGGTAGTCCAGGTACCTCGGTTTTTGGTTGCCGGAGAAACACTAACAGGTAATGGATTTAACCAAGTGCCGGGGGGCAAGGGTGCAAATCAGGCAGTGGCAGCAGCTCGGTTAGGGATGGCAACGGAGATAGTGGGGCGTGTAGGGGCAGATGCCTTTGGCAGTGAACTGTTAGCAGGGTTACAGGCAGATGGGGTGGAGGTTAGTGGGGTCTGGGTAGATGACGCAACCCATACTGGGGTGGCCCTGATTACGGTGAATTCCCAAGGGGAAAACACGATCGTCGTCATTCCCGGTGCTAACGGACAGGTAGAGAGTACTGATGTTGATCGCCTACACGCCAGACTTCCCCATGCCCAAATCCTCATGTTGCAACTAGAAGTCCCTCTAGAGAGCGTGATATCTGCGGCAAGCGCAGCTCGCCAAGCTGGAGTTATGGTGGTTTTGGATCCAGCTCCTGCTCAGACACTACCACCAGACCTATACGGTCTAGTAGATGTGATTACTCCTAACCAAGTAGAAGCTACCCATCTCACAGGTCTGCCTGTAGTGGATGTAGCCTCAGCCGTGCAGGCAGGGCAACAGTTGCGGCAATGGGGGGTGGGCACAGCGATCGTCAAGCTAGGTGCCCAGGGAGCAGTTTGTGTCTCGGCAACCACAACCCTGATGATTCCAGCATTGCCAGTGACTGCGGTAGATACAGTAGCAGCCGGGGATGCGTTCAATGGCGGGCTAGCCACAGCCCTAGCGCAGGGACAATCGCTGCCAGAGGCTCTGCAACAGGCAACTCTGGTGGCAGGCTTTTCGGTTACGCGAGCGGGCGCTCAACCATCCCTGCCTACACAAGAGCAACTGCGGGCATTTGCAGTAACAATGAAACCCACCATGCACTGGCTGTAA
- a CDS encoding dual specificity protein phosphatase family protein, which translates to MKRVFDRLHRLVQRLWSWLQRQLRGKPSGRRPARERRSLTHVDWVLPGKLAVGASPQPGDSAILRQAGIQVVFSLCGASEESLPRDVEEQFRCLRLVLPDSRYKREIKPSQLHAALDIIHHSVQNQLPIYVHCYAGVERSPTVCIAYLCKYHNLELWEALNWLKQVHPATMPQESQLKAVRNYLQGSAPASSNPTTPEETTTSQLPKQS; encoded by the coding sequence GTGAAACGTGTTTTTGATCGCCTGCATCGGTTAGTCCAGCGGTTATGGTCTTGGTTGCAACGTCAGCTACGAGGGAAACCGTCAGGGAGGCGGCCAGCCCGCGAGCGGCGATCGCTTACCCATGTGGATTGGGTATTGCCTGGAAAGCTAGCCGTGGGGGCATCTCCCCAACCAGGAGATAGTGCAATATTGCGGCAAGCGGGCATTCAAGTGGTCTTTTCCCTATGTGGCGCTTCTGAAGAGTCTCTACCGAGGGATGTGGAAGAGCAGTTTCGCTGTTTGCGGCTAGTGTTGCCCGATAGTCGCTACAAGCGCGAGATTAAGCCCAGTCAACTGCACGCTGCTCTCGACATTATCCATCACAGCGTTCAGAACCAACTGCCCATCTATGTCCACTGCTATGCTGGTGTGGAGCGATCGCCTACGGTCTGCATTGCCTACCTATGTAAGTACCACAATCTTGAGCTATGGGAAGCACTGAACTGGCTGAAGCAAGTGCATCCAGCAACCATGCCTCAAGAATCGCAACTAAAAGCAGTACGCAACTATCTTCAGGGCAGTGCACCAGCTAGTAGTAACCCCACTACCCCTGAAGAAACCACCACTAGCCAGTTGCCCAAGCAGTCTTGA
- a CDS encoding DUF2330 domain-containing protein, protein MKFLRSFIILLLVCFTMLMASPPAWAFCGFYVAKADAKLYNQASQVAIARDGNRTVLTMANDYQGPVKDFAIVVPVPVVLQREQINVGDPKIIERLDAFSAPRLVEYFDPDPCMPIPPPAAAPFPGSLARSSATAESRQRRDNTLGVTVEAQYTVGEYDILILSARESDGLETWLRENGYRIPNGASQLLQPYIRQRLKFFVAKVNLDKFEQSGFQSLRPLQMAYESPRFMLPIRLGMVNARSEQDLIIYLMSPKGQVELTNYRTVKIPSNETIPVFVKDEFSNFYKAMFKTAYTRENKRVAFLEYAWNMGGCDPCAADPLTPEELRKAGVFWLNFPTRPDVGGRGMPIVRPNVFITRLHVRYTRDKFPEDLMFQETSNQEFFQGRYILQHPFKGDLSCRAGQEYKRQLSQRFEQESQTLARLTGWDIRDIRRKQPTADYRPEPWWRSLWN, encoded by the coding sequence ATGAAATTCCTACGTTCTTTCATCATTCTGTTGCTTGTGTGTTTCACCATGCTGATGGCTAGTCCGCCTGCTTGGGCATTTTGTGGCTTTTATGTGGCAAAGGCAGATGCCAAGCTCTATAATCAAGCGTCTCAGGTGGCGATCGCCCGTGATGGTAACCGCACTGTGCTGACGATGGCCAACGATTATCAAGGCCCAGTTAAAGACTTTGCGATCGTGGTTCCTGTACCCGTCGTCCTGCAACGGGAACAAATCAATGTTGGGGATCCTAAAATTATTGAACGCTTGGATGCCTTCAGTGCCCCTCGCTTAGTGGAATATTTTGACCCTGACCCCTGTATGCCAATTCCTCCACCAGCAGCGGCTCCATTCCCAGGCAGTCTCGCACGTAGCAGCGCCACTGCTGAGTCACGTCAGCGTCGAGATAACACCCTAGGGGTTACTGTAGAAGCCCAGTATACAGTTGGTGAATACGACATTCTCATCCTTAGTGCCCGTGAATCGGATGGTCTAGAAACTTGGCTGCGGGAAAATGGCTACCGCATTCCCAACGGAGCAAGCCAATTGCTACAGCCCTACATACGCCAACGTCTCAAGTTCTTTGTTGCCAAGGTCAACCTAGATAAATTTGAACAGAGCGGATTTCAGTCCTTGCGCCCGTTGCAGATGGCCTACGAATCACCCCGGTTTATGTTGCCGATTCGCCTTGGCATGGTCAATGCCCGCTCAGAGCAGGACTTGATTATCTATCTAATGTCCCCTAAGGGACAGGTGGAATTGACCAACTACCGCACGGTTAAAATCCCCTCTAACGAAACCATTCCCGTGTTTGTTAAGGACGAATTTAGCAACTTCTACAAGGCGATGTTCAAAACTGCCTACACAAGGGAAAATAAGCGGGTTGCCTTCTTGGAATATGCCTGGAATATGGGTGGTTGCGACCCCTGTGCTGCGGATCCATTGACTCCAGAAGAATTGCGGAAAGCAGGCGTATTCTGGTTGAACTTTCCCACTAGGCCCGATGTTGGTGGTCGAGGGATGCCGATCGTCCGGCCCAATGTCTTCATCACCCGCCTGCACGTGCGCTATACCCGCGACAAATTCCCTGAAGACCTGATGTTCCAAGAAACTTCTAATCAGGAATTTTTCCAAGGGCGCTACATTCTTCAACATCCCTTTAAGGGCGATCTTAGTTGTCGTGCAGGGCAAGAGTATAAGCGCCAGTTAAGCCAACGCTTTGAGCAAGAGTCTCAAACCCTGGCTAGGTTGACCGGCTGGGATATTCGTGACATTCGCCGCAAGCAACCGACGGCTGACTATCGTCCTGAGCCTTGGTGGCGCAGTTTGTGGAATTAG